From a region of the Bermanella marisrubri genome:
- a CDS encoding ABC transporter permease: MMRLFFSTVWQSLLHRPVAIGMTIVSIFMSVYLLIAIEHLRGQSQENFKNTVSGVDLLVGPRGSGTNLLLYSIFQIGYPSVNISWDTYEALSKHPQMDWTIPISLGDSHRGFRVIGTTEDYFKHYRYGRKQNLAFQQQGQNSHEHHDHDHEHDHVEDHQAENQANHLDFHGAVIGAYVAQKLDYQVGHEITLSHGLSEASFHHHDDHPIKIQAILEPTGTPVDKLVLVPLAVIEDIHEPASNKKSAASGESSIQSKASFSAGYLTSKQTKQQIKTPKKEEHDHHGHDHESHDDHDHGSHKTPENITAFMLGLNNKMMTFQLQHYINNYKGEALTATLPGVALTQLWQSMNIMENTLRSIAVLVLIASLIGMSATLLASMDARKQELKIFRTMGAHPRFVFAFILTEGFIITFVGIVLALAAILISIPIANQYLIQYLGMTLSFNFLSLSTGIVLIVILLASLLMSCIPAWNAYRKVLV; encoded by the coding sequence ATGATGCGTTTGTTTTTCTCTACTGTATGGCAAAGTTTGCTGCATCGTCCTGTGGCCATTGGTATGACTATCGTGTCCATCTTTATGAGTGTGTATTTGCTGATTGCCATTGAACACTTGCGAGGACAAAGCCAAGAGAACTTCAAGAATACGGTTTCCGGCGTTGATCTTTTGGTTGGGCCTAGAGGTAGCGGAACTAACCTGCTTTTATATTCGATTTTTCAGATTGGTTATCCCAGTGTGAACATTTCTTGGGATACTTATGAAGCACTATCAAAGCATCCACAAATGGATTGGACCATTCCCATTTCATTAGGGGATAGTCACCGCGGTTTTCGTGTGATTGGTACGACGGAAGATTATTTCAAACATTACCGTTATGGACGCAAACAAAATCTGGCCTTCCAGCAGCAAGGTCAGAATAGCCATGAACACCACGATCACGACCATGAACATGATCACGTGGAAGATCATCAAGCCGAAAACCAAGCAAACCACTTAGATTTCCATGGTGCTGTCATCGGCGCCTATGTGGCACAAAAATTAGATTATCAAGTAGGACATGAAATCACCTTAAGCCATGGGCTATCAGAAGCGAGTTTTCATCACCATGATGATCATCCCATAAAGATACAAGCTATTTTGGAACCGACAGGTACACCCGTAGATAAACTGGTATTGGTTCCTCTTGCGGTAATTGAGGATATTCATGAGCCGGCAAGCAACAAGAAAAGCGCCGCTAGCGGCGAAAGCAGCATTCAGTCAAAGGCAAGTTTTAGTGCAGGTTATTTAACTAGCAAACAAACCAAGCAACAGATTAAAACACCCAAAAAAGAAGAGCATGATCATCACGGGCACGATCATGAATCTCATGACGACCATGATCATGGATCACATAAAACTCCTGAGAATATTACGGCGTTTATGCTGGGCCTCAACAACAAAATGATGACATTCCAGCTACAACATTACATCAATAATTATAAAGGCGAAGCGTTGACCGCTACCTTGCCAGGTGTCGCGCTGACCCAGCTTTGGCAAAGCATGAACATTATGGAAAACACTTTACGCAGCATTGCGGTATTGGTTTTGATCGCATCACTTATTGGTATGAGTGCAACCTTGCTGGCGAGTATGGATGCGCGTAAACAAGAGCTTAAGATTTTCCGCACTATGGGCGCCCACCCACGCTTTGTCTTTGCCTTTATTCTCACAGAAGGTTTTATCATCACGTTTGTTGGTATCGTATTAGCTTTGGCCGCCATACTGATCAGTATTCCAATTGCCAATCAATATTTGATTCAGTATTTGGGAATGACGTTAAGCTTTAACTTCTTAAGTCTCAGCACAGGCATCGTTCTGATTGTCATACTGCTTGCCAGTTTGTTGATGTCTTGTATTCCAGCGTGGAATGCATATCGGAAGGTGTTGGTTTAG
- a CDS encoding 5'/3'-nucleotidase SurE — protein sequence MKLSRIIASAIIATGFSLPASALNIILTNDDSWATDNIQILFTELKAAGHDVLMATPCLGQSGKGGAMNVIKEVNVDRSIVDQGQVCVGDTDESVPYDDFVAGTPVMAVLYGIDVLAEETWGQAPDLVISGPNEGNNLGYITNNSGTLGAANIAIARGIPAIAISADDGDAEKAVLVASAVNQLIAELEANRGESEPLLPKFTGLNVNTPEDMANNLGFKFANVGWNASDIGLKFFTDLSKSRIAIHFVALSLLKDGHANNYEEATGIAKYLYKDKPGVSFVRDAELIDDNNENSEGVLVDQGYITISTIEANVQASRAKTALTAIKLHGLTQ from the coding sequence ATGAAATTAAGCAGAATTATTGCTAGTGCAATTATAGCGACTGGCTTTTCGCTGCCTGCTAGCGCCTTGAATATTATTTTAACCAACGATGATAGTTGGGCGACTGACAATATACAGATCTTGTTTACTGAGCTTAAAGCCGCGGGACACGATGTACTTATGGCCACGCCCTGTTTAGGTCAAAGTGGCAAAGGTGGCGCAATGAACGTAATAAAAGAGGTGAATGTTGATCGTAGTATAGTTGATCAAGGTCAGGTTTGTGTTGGCGATACCGATGAGTCGGTCCCTTATGATGATTTTGTAGCTGGTACGCCTGTAATGGCTGTACTCTACGGCATTGATGTACTTGCTGAGGAAACTTGGGGGCAAGCACCTGATTTGGTTATCTCTGGTCCTAACGAGGGCAATAACCTAGGCTACATTACCAATAATTCAGGTACGTTAGGTGCAGCTAATATCGCTATTGCTCGAGGCATACCAGCTATTGCTATTAGCGCCGACGATGGTGATGCCGAAAAGGCCGTATTAGTCGCCTCTGCAGTAAATCAATTAATTGCAGAGTTAGAAGCCAACCGTGGTGAAAGTGAGCCGCTATTACCAAAGTTTACCGGTTTAAACGTTAATACTCCTGAGGATATGGCAAATAACCTGGGCTTTAAGTTTGCCAATGTTGGATGGAATGCAAGTGACATTGGTTTGAAATTTTTTACTGATCTATCGAAAAGTCGTATCGCTATCCACTTTGTTGCTCTTAGCTTGTTAAAAGACGGCCATGCCAATAACTATGAAGAGGCCACAGGCATTGCCAAATACCTATACAAAGACAAGCCCGGTGTGAGTTTCGTGCGCGATGCAGAATTAATTGATGATAATAATGAAAACAGTGAAGGTGTGTTGGTAGATCAAGGCTATATCACCATTAGTACTATTGAGGCGAACGTTCAGGCCAGCCGCGCGAAAACGGCACTGACCGCCATTAAACTCCATGGATTAACTCAATAG
- a CDS encoding MerC domain-containing protein: MMSAKYLGDKIAISLSLLCLIHCIAMPIFVVFVPASLAVILGNESVHMWMLIAVIPFSAIALYSGCKKHKRFNVTAIGIIGLTLMVLAVAAVEPLFGHEWEVVVTVIGAIAIAAAHFKNYRLCQGG; the protein is encoded by the coding sequence ATGATGTCAGCTAAATATCTCGGCGATAAAATTGCCATTAGTCTTTCCCTTCTCTGTCTTATTCACTGCATTGCCATGCCTATATTCGTTGTTTTTGTTCCGGCTAGCCTTGCCGTGATTCTAGGCAACGAATCTGTTCATATGTGGATGCTCATAGCAGTGATTCCTTTCAGTGCCATTGCGCTGTATAGCGGGTGTAAAAAACATAAACGTTTCAATGTGACCGCTATCGGTATAATCGGTTTAACACTTATGGTTTTGGCCGTGGCTGCCGTTGAACCACTTTTCGGTCATGAATGGGAAGTAGTAGTGACGGTCATAGGTGCGATAGCAATAGCAGCTGCTCACTTTAAAAACTATCGACTTTGCCAAGGTGGGTAA
- a CDS encoding ABC transporter ATP-binding protein: MQTADVSNSIEIQNLCFQYEAATPLLKVAHWQLAAGEQVLLKGPSGIGKSSFLNLIAGLFDPQQGEVQVLGCCLNDMSASQKDRFRAQHVGMVQQTFNLIPYLTVKHNIALAQRFAGLKLDEQELSQYLNSTNLPLTVADKKVSELSVGQQQRIAIIRALINKPQILLVDEPTSALDDNNTHDFMNLLMKLSKQTQASLLMVSHDQRVERYFDNVVQLEEINS; the protein is encoded by the coding sequence TTGCAAACAGCAGACGTTAGCAACAGCATTGAAATACAAAATCTATGCTTTCAATACGAAGCAGCCACACCTTTACTCAAGGTTGCTCATTGGCAATTGGCCGCCGGTGAACAGGTTTTATTAAAGGGCCCATCAGGTATTGGTAAGTCTAGTTTTCTAAATTTAATCGCAGGTCTGTTTGATCCCCAGCAAGGCGAAGTTCAAGTATTAGGTTGTTGCCTGAATGACATGAGTGCCAGCCAAAAAGATCGCTTCCGTGCACAGCATGTCGGCATGGTACAGCAGACGTTTAATCTTATTCCGTATTTAACTGTTAAGCACAATATCGCCCTGGCTCAGCGTTTCGCTGGACTCAAGTTGGATGAGCAAGAGCTTAGCCAATACTTAAACTCAACGAACTTGCCTTTAACTGTGGCGGATAAAAAAGTCAGTGAGCTAAGTGTAGGTCAGCAGCAACGTATCGCTATTATCCGAGCGTTGATAAACAAGCCACAAATATTGCTGGTGGATGAACCAACTTCTGCACTTGATGACAATAATACCCATGACTTTATGAACTTACTCATGAAACTAAGTAAACAAACACAAGCCAGTTTATTAATGGTGAGTCACGATCAGCGAGTCGAACGCTATTTTGACAATGTGGTACAGCTAGAGGAGATTAACTCATGA
- the rpoD gene encoding RNA polymerase sigma factor RpoD, producing the protein MAVTQQSRLKELIAKGKEQGYLTYAQVNDHLPDDIATPEQVEDIIRMINDIGITVSEVAPDADELNMGEVTTDEAAIEEAAAALAAVETDVGRTTDPVRMYMREMGTVELLTREGEIVIAKRIEEGIREVMAALSYFPGAVRTVLDAVEESMADEEINRLGDVFNGFIDASDDDPEPATPVSAEAAADKDSDDDDDDSSDAPSGPDPEEVKRRMAEIEKQLDKTEKAIEKHGRGSKQADKEGEKLAELFAPIKLSPKYFDDLVGTARDNLDFIRVQERQIMVICTRKAKMKRQEFIKSFQGNEGNDSWIDDLINAGKDYSQIIENHGYDLKRAQKKIRQVKDRVGLEISDIKEINRRVSIGEARARRAKKEMVEANLRLVISIAKKYTNRGLQFLDLIQEGNIGLMKAVDKFEYRRGYKFSTYATWWIRQAITRSIADQARTIRIPVHMIETINKLNRVSRQMLQEMGREATPEELAERMDMPEDKIRKVLKIAKEPISMETPIGDDEDSHLGDFIEDVNGHSPIDTATETGLTDATRSVLSGLTARESKVLRMRFGIDMNTDHTLEEVGKQFDVTRERIRQIEAKALRKLRHPSRSDHLRSFLDE; encoded by the coding sequence ATGGCCGTTACACAACAGTCCCGACTGAAGGAACTCATTGCCAAAGGTAAAGAGCAAGGTTATCTAACGTATGCCCAGGTAAACGACCACCTTCCTGATGATATTGCTACTCCCGAGCAAGTAGAAGACATCATTCGCATGATCAATGATATCGGCATCACCGTGTCTGAAGTGGCACCGGATGCAGATGAATTGAACATGGGCGAAGTCACCACAGACGAAGCCGCTATTGAAGAAGCTGCTGCCGCCCTCGCCGCAGTAGAAACCGACGTAGGTCGCACAACCGACCCAGTGCGTATGTACATGCGTGAAATGGGTACAGTAGAGCTACTGACCCGTGAAGGTGAAATTGTCATCGCTAAGCGAATCGAAGAAGGTATTCGTGAAGTAATGGCCGCCCTTTCTTACTTCCCTGGCGCTGTTCGTACCGTATTAGACGCGGTAGAAGAATCCATGGCGGATGAAGAGATCAACCGTCTAGGTGATGTCTTCAACGGTTTCATCGACGCAAGCGACGATGATCCAGAACCGGCTACGCCCGTTTCTGCGGAAGCCGCAGCAGATAAAGATAGCGACGACGATGACGACGATTCCAGCGACGCCCCTTCTGGTCCTGACCCAGAAGAAGTAAAACGTCGTATGGCGGAAATCGAAAAGCAGCTTGATAAAACCGAAAAAGCCATCGAAAAACACGGCCGTGGTAGCAAGCAAGCTGATAAAGAAGGTGAAAAATTGGCCGAGCTATTTGCGCCAATCAAACTATCGCCAAAATACTTTGATGACCTAGTGGGCACTGCCCGTGACAACCTAGACTTCATTCGCGTGCAAGAGCGTCAGATCATGGTGATCTGTACTCGCAAAGCCAAGATGAAGCGTCAGGAGTTCATCAAGTCTTTCCAAGGTAACGAAGGCAACGACAGCTGGATTGATGATCTAATTAACGCTGGTAAAGACTACAGCCAAATCATCGAAAACCACGGCTACGACCTAAAGCGTGCCCAGAAGAAAATTCGTCAAGTAAAAGACCGCGTAGGTCTAGAAATCTCTGACATCAAAGAAATTAACCGCCGCGTGAGCATTGGTGAAGCCCGTGCCCGCCGTGCGAAAAAAGAAATGGTAGAAGCCAACCTACGTCTGGTTATCTCCATTGCCAAAAAATACACCAACCGTGGCCTACAGTTCTTGGATCTAATCCAAGAAGGTAACATCGGTTTGATGAAAGCCGTAGACAAGTTCGAATACCGTCGTGGTTACAAGTTCTCCACTTATGCCACATGGTGGATTCGTCAGGCTATTACGCGTTCCATCGCAGACCAAGCGCGTACTATCCGTATTCCGGTTCACATGATTGAGACCATCAATAAACTGAACCGTGTAAGCCGTCAGATGCTTCAGGAAATGGGCCGTGAAGCCACTCCAGAAGAACTGGCTGAGCGCATGGATATGCCTGAAGACAAGATCCGCAAGGTATTGAAGATCGCCAAAGAGCCTATCTCTATGGAAACCCCAATCGGTGATGATGAAGATAGCCACTTAGGTGACTTCATTGAAGACGTGAACGGTCACAGCCCGATTGATACGGCCACAGAAACCGGTCTAACCGACGCCACACGCTCTGTACTAAGCGGCCTAACCGCCCGTGAAAGCAAAGTACTGCGTATGCGCTTTGGTATCGACATGAACACCGACCACACGCTGGAAGAAGTAGGTAAGCAATTTGACGTAACCCGTGAGCGTATCCGTCAGATTGAAGCCAAGGCACTGCGTAAACTACGCCACCCAAGCCGCAGCGACCACCTACGTTCGTTCCTAGATGAGTAA
- a CDS encoding DUF1826 domain-containing protein codes for MIPAPSSTSEPVIAAPPGAAIGTEPDVFTEIYQEHTNIAILQRDLSAEIATAATNLLSSKASSSNALIATPDNAIDVLSDEFGISDTALALFQDVADLVDMFCCLLGTEQAGIRLTKIDRAMCPRFHVDKVPCRLVTTYFGPGSEWVEHKNVNREKLGAGNGGLPDEESGLLTDLNHIQKLNGGDAALLKGERWIGNEGSGLVHRSPKVPQHTQRLLLTLDMVQ; via the coding sequence ATGATACCTGCACCCTCTTCGACGTCAGAACCCGTGATCGCGGCTCCGCCTGGCGCAGCCATTGGGACTGAGCCAGATGTATTTACCGAGATTTACCAAGAGCATACAAATATTGCCATCCTGCAACGAGATCTTTCCGCTGAGATAGCAACCGCTGCAACCAACCTCTTGTCATCCAAGGCATCTTCCAGTAATGCGCTCATAGCAACGCCTGACAATGCCATCGATGTACTCAGTGATGAGTTTGGTATTAGCGATACGGCTCTCGCTTTATTTCAAGACGTTGCAGATCTTGTGGATATGTTTTGCTGCTTACTTGGGACAGAGCAAGCGGGGATTCGCTTAACCAAGATAGATCGTGCTATGTGTCCTCGCTTTCATGTAGATAAGGTGCCCTGTCGATTAGTTACCACGTATTTTGGCCCCGGAAGCGAATGGGTCGAACATAAAAACGTGAACAGAGAAAAACTGGGGGCCGGTAATGGAGGATTACCTGACGAGGAATCCGGCTTACTTACCGATCTTAATCACATACAGAAATTAAACGGCGGAGATGCTGCTCTCTTAAAAGGTGAGCGCTGGATAGGTAACGAAGGCTCTGGTCTAGTACATCGATCTCCTAAAGTACCACAACATACACAACGTCTTTTGCTCACTCTGGATATGGTTCAGTGA
- a CDS encoding DUF3299 domain-containing protein, giving the protein MLRFLLLITMGMTTLLLSQASLSNDANSQYTTIDWTDLIPEHDLEALKNPPAYLDEIEDGSEADQLSGQLSSDQFADKDDPYQRALASTDIKAEYNNQLVRVSGFIVPLEFDDEQVVTRFFFVPFFGACIHVPPPPPNQIIYSKFDKGIQLKVLYDPFWIEGKLVTELIENSVAKSAYTMEVHNIEPYTEPPSQSN; this is encoded by the coding sequence ATGTTGCGATTTTTGTTATTGATCACTATGGGCATGACCACATTATTGCTGTCTCAAGCCAGCCTGTCTAATGATGCGAACAGCCAATATACCACCATTGATTGGACCGACCTGATTCCCGAGCACGATTTAGAGGCTCTTAAGAATCCACCCGCCTATCTTGATGAAATCGAAGACGGTAGCGAGGCCGATCAACTGTCCGGTCAATTGAGCAGTGATCAGTTCGCTGATAAAGACGACCCCTATCAAAGAGCCTTAGCGTCCACCGATATTAAAGCTGAATACAATAACCAATTAGTCCGCGTTTCTGGCTTCATCGTTCCACTTGAATTTGACGATGAACAAGTGGTGACTCGCTTTTTCTTTGTGCCCTTCTTCGGCGCTTGTATTCATGTACCTCCACCGCCGCCCAATCAGATTATTTATTCGAAATTCGATAAAGGTATTCAGCTCAAAGTACTCTACGATCCATTTTGGATTGAAGGCAAGCTTGTCACTGAACTCATTGAAAATTCGGTAGCTAAATCGGCCTACACCATGGAAGTCCATAACATAGAGCCTTACACAGAGCCGCCATCGCAAAGCAACTAA
- a CDS encoding Fur family transcriptional regulator — MENSNMTNSRVSNILNKAQEKCQLNGARLTPKRQAILQVLLMSPTPLSAYQVAEHYKQETDESMPPMSAYRILDFLASEELVHKLNSENKYIACSHIACDHQHEIPQFLICRNCRTVKEIGVPDSIIKNLGKHVDQAGFRLMNSQLELDCICAKCDNASKTNS; from the coding sequence ATGGAAAACAGTAACATGACAAATAGCCGTGTTTCTAACATCTTGAATAAAGCACAAGAGAAGTGTCAGTTGAACGGTGCTCGCCTGACGCCTAAGCGCCAGGCGATTTTGCAAGTGCTGTTAATGTCTCCTACGCCGTTATCCGCCTACCAAGTAGCAGAGCACTACAAGCAAGAAACAGATGAAAGTATGCCGCCTATGTCGGCTTATCGCATTCTTGACTTCTTGGCATCGGAAGAGCTGGTGCATAAGCTTAATTCAGAAAACAAATACATTGCTTGCAGCCATATTGCCTGTGACCATCAGCATGAGATTCCGCAATTTCTAATTTGTCGAAACTGTCGAACAGTAAAAGAAATTGGCGTGCCCGACAGTATCATTAAGAACTTGGGTAAGCATGTAGATCAAGCAGGTTTTCGCTTAATGAATTCCCAGCTTGAACTGGATTGTATTTGTGCGAAGTGCGATAACGCGAGTAAGACAAACTCATAA
- a CDS encoding SDR family NAD(P)-dependent oxidoreductase: MRPDQSKDYRCALTNVVNRETFMKLTPKGNRVLITGAAKGFGRALALSFAHRGWRILLSDIDTEGLAETAELVDLAGGMAHWVQCDITQPEQVTRMYDTAMELWQGVDVLINNAGIYAGGRFADIPESNWSKVLDTNLIGTIRCCQKFVPMFQKQRSGRIVNIASLSGILPMPGSAFYSISKAGIVNLSQNLRIELRSYKVGVTVACPNLFPTGIFDNAEVLDPAMKGVFDNLMYYSKNTAAQVAETIYLAVMHDRFLVTTQEVKDVEFIAQFESGMEKSALDMALLAKSLKNKTTLKRR, encoded by the coding sequence TTGAGACCAGATCAAAGTAAAGACTATCGATGCGCTTTAACTAATGTTGTTAACAGAGAGACTTTCATGAAATTGACTCCCAAAGGAAATCGGGTGCTCATCACAGGTGCCGCCAAAGGGTTTGGCCGAGCGTTAGCATTGTCCTTTGCCCATAGGGGCTGGCGCATTCTCTTGTCTGATATTGATACCGAAGGATTAGCCGAAACAGCTGAGCTCGTTGATTTAGCTGGTGGTATGGCGCACTGGGTACAATGTGACATAACTCAGCCTGAACAAGTAACTCGTATGTATGATACCGCCATGGAATTGTGGCAAGGTGTGGATGTACTCATTAATAACGCCGGTATTTATGCTGGTGGGCGTTTTGCTGATATTCCTGAATCTAATTGGTCAAAGGTACTCGATACTAATTTGATTGGGACAATTAGATGCTGTCAAAAATTTGTACCAATGTTTCAAAAACAGCGCAGCGGTCGCATAGTAAATATAGCTTCATTGTCGGGTATTTTACCGATGCCAGGTTCAGCATTTTATTCCATTTCCAAAGCAGGCATTGTGAATCTTTCTCAAAATTTACGCATAGAACTTCGTAGTTATAAAGTAGGTGTCACCGTCGCGTGCCCTAATTTATTTCCAACGGGAATTTTTGACAATGCAGAGGTATTAGACCCAGCTATGAAAGGCGTTTTTGATAACTTGATGTATTATTCAAAGAATACGGCAGCCCAAGTTGCGGAAACCATTTATCTCGCGGTAATGCATGATCGTTTTCTGGTTACCACGCAGGAGGTGAAAGACGTAGAGTTTATAGCTCAGTTTGAAAGCGGTATGGAAAAGTCTGCTTTAGATATGGCGCTACTGGCTAAAAGTCTGAAAAACAAAACCACTCTAAAAAGGCGTTGA
- a CDS encoding alcohol dehydrogenase catalytic domain-containing protein, whose product MNPLPSTMKALQIDSYKDALSFNYIDKTTPKPSKNQVLIRIRKAAVNPSDLAFVTGNYGFSKPLPVVPGMEGCGEVVATGDHSSAASLLGKRVACIAGDGDGTWAEYMLAESHQCIPLEDDVPDQYAAMLMVNPMTALALMDHAEQKGHKTLILNAASSALSRMIRLLAQETGIRVINIVRQRRQAKDMSKSGIEFVLNSSSQDFTTLLSEMCQQLNASLLLDAVAGESTGQILSCMPEASEAVIYGGLSGKGPSLNIGHLIFQDHIIRGFWLAHYLKKTAPEKLIKLSQRAQWLMQQDLDIRIQSEPPLKYAAHRIASYAANMSKGKVLITPAEHEAI is encoded by the coding sequence ATGAATCCATTACCCAGTACCATGAAGGCGCTTCAAATCGATTCGTATAAAGACGCACTGTCGTTTAACTATATTGATAAGACCACCCCCAAGCCAAGCAAAAACCAAGTATTGATTCGCATCCGTAAAGCTGCCGTCAATCCATCTGATCTTGCGTTTGTCACAGGCAATTATGGCTTTAGTAAACCTTTGCCCGTCGTACCTGGAATGGAAGGCTGTGGCGAAGTAGTAGCAACAGGAGACCACTCATCCGCCGCATCTTTGCTAGGCAAGCGTGTTGCCTGCATTGCGGGCGACGGTGATGGTACTTGGGCAGAATATATGTTGGCTGAGTCGCATCAATGCATCCCGCTTGAAGACGATGTGCCTGACCAGTATGCAGCTATGCTTATGGTCAACCCAATGACAGCACTGGCATTAATGGATCATGCAGAACAGAAGGGTCATAAGACGCTGATACTTAATGCTGCCAGCAGTGCCCTATCTCGAATGATCCGGCTTCTCGCTCAAGAGACGGGTATTCGAGTAATTAATATTGTACGTCAAAGACGCCAAGCAAAAGACATGAGCAAGAGTGGGATTGAATTCGTTTTGAATTCATCCTCACAAGACTTTACCACTTTACTCTCTGAAATGTGTCAGCAATTGAATGCAAGCCTGCTACTGGATGCAGTTGCTGGAGAAAGCACTGGCCAAATTCTTTCCTGCATGCCAGAGGCGTCCGAAGCCGTTATATATGGTGGTTTATCCGGTAAAGGCCCCTCGCTAAACATTGGTCATTTAATCTTTCAGGATCACATAATCCGAGGTTTTTGGCTGGCTCACTATTTGAAAAAAACAGCACCGGAGAAGCTAATCAAATTAAGTCAGCGTGCTCAATGGTTGATGCAGCAAGATTTGGATATTCGTATTCAATCTGAACCTCCACTCAAATATGCAGCACATCGCATCGCATCCTATGCGGCCAACATGTCTAAAGGGAAAGTACTTATTACGCCCGCCGAACATGAAGCAATCTGA